One Epinephelus lanceolatus isolate andai-2023 chromosome 10, ASM4190304v1, whole genome shotgun sequence genomic region harbors:
- the LOC117265517 gene encoding microtubule cross-linking factor 3-like isoform X5 produces the protein MMNPSSADSPRQPDNSSRKQQRSSSPAGLKDSGSKATQKGSNSSKPITSKQAGGGGGGGGGRSSRGHSPVSTGRERQAGGAPTVRGAAAVQAAGAESPTLSRPAAAADRGSIPTPEDSPRPAADASAPPRADPNRVVSDQPCASKSPKLRSKNPRGGEAAAATSGSKKSSKGTIGCGPGFWKEGCLQSELIQFHLNKSLGKKGTKMQTKAASPPASEPELSPEPDCPQPAAQPDMRLQDDIERLEDENEDLKTEIEEMRAEMDEMRDTFYEEDACQLQDMRRELERANKNCRILQYRLKKAERKRLRFAESGQVDGELLRSLEQDLKVAKDVSVRLHHELENVEEKRTKTEDENEKLRQQLIEVEVTKQALQNELEKAKELSLKRKGSKDGQRAERKTPQTPVEEENEDLKCQLAFIKEEAILMRKKMAKIDKEKDRLEQELQKYRSFYGDVDSPLPKGEAGGPPTTRESELKLRLRLVEEEANILGRKIVELEVENRGLKAELDDMREDSLAAAGVDSSGTGSQQCREQGEALSELRQQLQLVEDEAELLRRNLADVEEENKKVTNELNKLKYKAGSHEAGSRHGGGGADPTKVEVLQEELKAARLQINELSGKVMQLQYENRVLLSNMQRYDLASHLGIRGSPRDSDAESDGGRDDDTPSASASSPRLLPPHRKREGPIGGESDSDEVRNIRCLTPTRSLYSPVDSRFLARSLKDRQQMIDIRIEAERLGRTIDRLIADTSTIIAEARVYVTNGELFARLDEDEEGGRIREHELLYRINAQMKAFRKELQSFIDRLDVPKQDDKQAEEPLSMFQPIILLILILVLFSSLSYATIFKLVFLFTLFFVL, from the exons ATGATGAACCCATCCTCTGCCGACTCCCCGCGGCAGCCAGACAATAGCAGCCGGAAGCAGCAGCGGTCGTCGTCTCCGGCCGGGCTTAAAGACAGTGGATCTAAAGCTACACAGAAGGGCAGCAACTCGTCAAAGCCCATCACGTCAAAgcaagcaggaggaggaggaggcggaggaggagggagaagcagCCGAGGTCATTCTCCCGTTTCCACAGGCAGGGAGCGGCAGGCCGGAGGCGCTCCTACCGTCAGAGGCGCGGCTGCTGTCCAGGCTGCTGGTGCTGAAAGCCCGACGCTGAGCAGGCCCGCGGCGGCGGCAGACAGAGGCAGCATCCCGACACCAGAGGACTCCCCCCGCCCTGCCGCTGATGCCTCCGCGCCACCCAGAGCAGATCCGAACCGCGTCGTCTCCGACCAGCCCTGCGCATCCAAATCCCCCAAACTGAGAAGCAAAAATCCGAGAGGTGGGGAGGCCGCAGCGGCGACGAGCGGCAGCAAGAAGAGCTCCAAAGGCACAATAGGCTGCGGACCCGGTTTCTGGAAGGAGGGATGCTTGCAGTCCGAGCTGATACAGTTTCATTTGAATAAGAGCTTGGGGAAGAAAGGGACAAAGATGCAGACGAAAGCGGCATCACCGCCGGCCTCAGAGCCGGAGCTGTCCCCCGAGCCTGACTGTCCACAACCGGCTGCACAGCCAGACATGAGACTTCAGGACGATATAGAGAGGCTGGAGGATGAAAACGAGGATCTTAAG ACTGAAATCGAGGAGATGCGGGCTGAGATGGATGAGATGCGGGACACCTTTTATGAGGAAGACGCCTGCCAACTGCAGGACATGCGCAGAGAGCTGGAGAGAGCCAACAAGAACTGTAGGATCCTTCAGTACCGATTGAAGAAGGCTGAAAGGAAGAGGCTCCGGTTTGCAGAAAGTGGCCAGGTGGATGGAGAGCTGCTCAGAAGTCTGGAGCAAGACCTCAAG GTGGCAAAGGATGTGTCTGTACGCTTGCACCACGAGCTGGAGAATGTGGAGGAGAAGAGGACAAAGACTGAGGACGAGAATGAGAAGCTGAGGCAACAGCTGATAGAGGTGGAGGTCACCAAGCAAGCCCTGCAGAATGAACTGGAGAAAGCCAAAGAG CTCTcactgaaaagaaaaggaagtaAGGATgggcagagagcagagagaaagacTCCACAGACCCCCGTCGAG GAAGAAAACGAGGATCTGAAATGCCAGCTGGCCTTCATCAAGGAGGAAGCCATCTtgatgaggaaaaaaatggcCAAGATTGACAAGGAGAAGGACCGACTGGAGCAGGAGCTGCAGAAGTACCGCTCCTTCTACGGTGATGTGGACAGCCCACTGCCTAAAGGTGAGGCTGGAGGGCCTCCCACCACCCGTGAATCAGAGCTGAAACTCCGCTTACGTCTAGTGGAGGAGGAGGCGAATATCTTGGGGAGGAAGATTGTGGAGCTGGAGGTGGAGAACAGGGGGCTGAAGGCTGAACTGGATGACATGAGGGAGGACAG TCTTGCGGCAGCAGGAGTGGACAGCTCTGGTACTGGAAGTCAGCAGTGCAGAGAGCAGGGCGAGGCCCTGTCAGAGCTGAGGCAGCAGCTTCAGCTGGTGGAGGATGAGGCAGAACTTCTCCGCAGGAATTTAGCAGATGTGGAAGAAGAGAACAAAAAG GTAACAAATGAGCTCAATAAACTGAAATACAAGGCTGGGTCCCATGAAGCTGGGTCGAGACATGGaggag gaggagctgaccCCACTAAAGTGgaggtcctccaggaggagctgaaagCAGCACGCCTGCAAATCAATGAACTGAGCGGCAAAGTCATGCAGCTCCAGTATGAGAACCGCGTGCTCCTCTCCAACATGCAGCGCTATGACCTGGCGTCCCACCTGGGCATCCGCGGCAGCCCTCGGGACAGTGACGCAGAGAGTGACGGAGGACGGGATGACGACACCCCCTCAGCCTCGGCATCCTCCCCTCGCCTCCTCCCACCCCACCGCAAGCGTGAGGGCCCCATTGGAGGGGAGAGTGACTCAGATGAGGTGAGGAATATCCGCTGCCTCACCCCAACACGTTCCCTTTACTCACCAGTAGACAGCCGTTTTTTAGCCAGAAGCCTGAAGGACCGGCAGCAGATGATAGACATCCGCATCGAGGCGGAGAGGCTGGGTCGGACCATCGATAGGCTCATCGCTGACACCAGCACTATCATCGCAGAGGCCCGAGTATACGTCACCAATGGGGAGCTGTTTGCCAGGctggatgaggatgaggagggtggGAG GATCAGAGAGCACGAGCTGCTGTATCGTATCAACGCCCAGATGAAAGCCTTCAGGAAGGAGTTGCAGAGCTTCATAGACCGGCTGGATGTCCCCAAGCAGGACGATAAACAGGCAGAGGAGCCACTGTCT ATGTTTCAGCCCATTATTTTGCTGATCCTCATTCTTGTTCTGTTTTCCTCACTCTCTTATGCCACCATTTTTAAATTGGTATTCCTTTTCACCCTGTTctttgttctgtaa
- the LOC117265517 gene encoding microtubule cross-linking factor 3-like isoform X6 has protein sequence MMNPSSADSPRQPDNSSRKQQRSSSPAGLKDSGSKATQKGSNSSKPITSKQAGGGGGGGGGRSSRGHSPVSTGRERQAGGAPTVRGAAAVQAAGAESPTLSRPAAAADRGSIPTPEDSPRPAADASAPPRADPNRVVSDQPCASKSPKLRSKNPRGGEAAAATSGSKKSSKGTIGCGPGFWKEGCLQSELIQFHLNKSLGKKGTKMQTKAASPPASEPELSPEPDCPQPAAQPDMRLQDDIERLEDENEDLKTEIEEMRAEMDEMRDTFYEEDACQLQDMRRELERANKNCRILQYRLKKAERKRLRFAESGQVDGELLRSLEQDLKVAKDVSVRLHHELENVEEKRTKTEDENEKLRQQLIEVEVTKQALQNELEKAKELSLKRKGSKDGQRAERKTPQTPVEEENEDLKCQLAFIKEEAILMRKKMAKIDKEKDRLEQELQKYRSFYGDVDSPLPKGEAGGPPTTRESELKLRLRLVEEEANILGRKIVELEVENRGLKAELDDMREDSLAAAGVDSSGTGSQQCREQGEALSELRQQLQLVEDEAELLRRNLADVEEENKKVTNELNKLKYKAGSHEAGSRHGGGGADPTKVEVLQEELKAARLQINELSGKVMQLQYENRVLLSNMQRYDLASHLGIRGSPRDSDAESDGGRDDDTPSASASSPRLLPPHRKREGPIGGESDSDEVRNIRCLTPTRSLYSPVDSRFLARSLKDRQQMIDIRIEAERLGRTIDRLIADTSTIIAEARVYVTNGELFARLDEDEEGGRY, from the exons ATGATGAACCCATCCTCTGCCGACTCCCCGCGGCAGCCAGACAATAGCAGCCGGAAGCAGCAGCGGTCGTCGTCTCCGGCCGGGCTTAAAGACAGTGGATCTAAAGCTACACAGAAGGGCAGCAACTCGTCAAAGCCCATCACGTCAAAgcaagcaggaggaggaggaggcggaggaggagggagaagcagCCGAGGTCATTCTCCCGTTTCCACAGGCAGGGAGCGGCAGGCCGGAGGCGCTCCTACCGTCAGAGGCGCGGCTGCTGTCCAGGCTGCTGGTGCTGAAAGCCCGACGCTGAGCAGGCCCGCGGCGGCGGCAGACAGAGGCAGCATCCCGACACCAGAGGACTCCCCCCGCCCTGCCGCTGATGCCTCCGCGCCACCCAGAGCAGATCCGAACCGCGTCGTCTCCGACCAGCCCTGCGCATCCAAATCCCCCAAACTGAGAAGCAAAAATCCGAGAGGTGGGGAGGCCGCAGCGGCGACGAGCGGCAGCAAGAAGAGCTCCAAAGGCACAATAGGCTGCGGACCCGGTTTCTGGAAGGAGGGATGCTTGCAGTCCGAGCTGATACAGTTTCATTTGAATAAGAGCTTGGGGAAGAAAGGGACAAAGATGCAGACGAAAGCGGCATCACCGCCGGCCTCAGAGCCGGAGCTGTCCCCCGAGCCTGACTGTCCACAACCGGCTGCACAGCCAGACATGAGACTTCAGGACGATATAGAGAGGCTGGAGGATGAAAACGAGGATCTTAAG ACTGAAATCGAGGAGATGCGGGCTGAGATGGATGAGATGCGGGACACCTTTTATGAGGAAGACGCCTGCCAACTGCAGGACATGCGCAGAGAGCTGGAGAGAGCCAACAAGAACTGTAGGATCCTTCAGTACCGATTGAAGAAGGCTGAAAGGAAGAGGCTCCGGTTTGCAGAAAGTGGCCAGGTGGATGGAGAGCTGCTCAGAAGTCTGGAGCAAGACCTCAAG GTGGCAAAGGATGTGTCTGTACGCTTGCACCACGAGCTGGAGAATGTGGAGGAGAAGAGGACAAAGACTGAGGACGAGAATGAGAAGCTGAGGCAACAGCTGATAGAGGTGGAGGTCACCAAGCAAGCCCTGCAGAATGAACTGGAGAAAGCCAAAGAG CTCTcactgaaaagaaaaggaagtaAGGATgggcagagagcagagagaaagacTCCACAGACCCCCGTCGAG GAAGAAAACGAGGATCTGAAATGCCAGCTGGCCTTCATCAAGGAGGAAGCCATCTtgatgaggaaaaaaatggcCAAGATTGACAAGGAGAAGGACCGACTGGAGCAGGAGCTGCAGAAGTACCGCTCCTTCTACGGTGATGTGGACAGCCCACTGCCTAAAGGTGAGGCTGGAGGGCCTCCCACCACCCGTGAATCAGAGCTGAAACTCCGCTTACGTCTAGTGGAGGAGGAGGCGAATATCTTGGGGAGGAAGATTGTGGAGCTGGAGGTGGAGAACAGGGGGCTGAAGGCTGAACTGGATGACATGAGGGAGGACAG TCTTGCGGCAGCAGGAGTGGACAGCTCTGGTACTGGAAGTCAGCAGTGCAGAGAGCAGGGCGAGGCCCTGTCAGAGCTGAGGCAGCAGCTTCAGCTGGTGGAGGATGAGGCAGAACTTCTCCGCAGGAATTTAGCAGATGTGGAAGAAGAGAACAAAAAG GTAACAAATGAGCTCAATAAACTGAAATACAAGGCTGGGTCCCATGAAGCTGGGTCGAGACATGGaggag gaggagctgaccCCACTAAAGTGgaggtcctccaggaggagctgaaagCAGCACGCCTGCAAATCAATGAACTGAGCGGCAAAGTCATGCAGCTCCAGTATGAGAACCGCGTGCTCCTCTCCAACATGCAGCGCTATGACCTGGCGTCCCACCTGGGCATCCGCGGCAGCCCTCGGGACAGTGACGCAGAGAGTGACGGAGGACGGGATGACGACACCCCCTCAGCCTCGGCATCCTCCCCTCGCCTCCTCCCACCCCACCGCAAGCGTGAGGGCCCCATTGGAGGGGAGAGTGACTCAGATGAGGTGAGGAATATCCGCTGCCTCACCCCAACACGTTCCCTTTACTCACCAGTAGACAGCCGTTTTTTAGCCAGAAGCCTGAAGGACCGGCAGCAGATGATAGACATCCGCATCGAGGCGGAGAGGCTGGGTCGGACCATCGATAGGCTCATCGCTGACACCAGCACTATCATCGCAGAGGCCCGAGTATACGTCACCAATGGGGAGCTGTTTGCCAGGctggatgaggatgaggagggtggGAGGTATTAA
- the LOC117265517 gene encoding uncharacterized protein LOC117265517 isoform X3, with protein MWSAFMNGSGLHGGGGAGGGYVPSQGWEFVPCTRMDRADRGRGKSRSPSRRISSPPTVFSHIYESQFAASPGGGGDGGAGTRLELLRGQMWPGPEPQQQQQQQQQQQQTQHTRLKKKFEDLKRRHVQDKEGWMREKESLLREVADIQGGENRRILLDLKTVLEEVQAEVKREEEKRSDLQLQYTRDRCAWELEKAELKCRIAQLEAKEGAGLVSGGVQSAAGPGAVASRSAREQQGETSTLRREREEQRRLLEDTHSTAMDLRCRLEHNERDWLREKAELLERFDMERREWECQLKDMQRKIEELYCDVRTKRDGTGLHSGKQDDDVVHRLSIRSTSTGSSLLSDNEPLSSSSQSEPIRQPPLPGLGHNRNISGNGCVDRDGGQPTCFQADSLFEFDAGGQLTQNDHSLPELVDELRSRGTWQQDSIAASMEAVDAIELEALCHGAPGCGVPQQNVSPGTERERPLWAELSFGSDKKKNTTALNAALKEIARVSEELCSYQDEIRKKSGDKRNRSESLCLPEEREMPFGHDKTQLEADEAPCDLSQIYDDLRALGRENWITFSPDNTWRADTGQSKAWRASSTDPDSYRETQTSPGVLSEIDAAGPPIPPRTSSWNLSSPTLPDTELHIPDSPMATVSKCHSPCIVVDRKCSSPSIVRKFEAMLQENEGKVLIDGVVASCAVPTNPKCNIGCCHNRWSCDASKFTGSKLSTYGTVQKSFSEVNILTAGKELRSDYCPGVGNLKSPELQMPQTVQELPLDLLLSSLELPPACPNLQGSRRNIMLEQKTAEFNRTLFQAEMGRGVEEHDSLTVTDAGSVGYQPVLTATRASDEILPPRETRFQSHCTDVITSDMGVHPKVTLSLSTSSSTVQSPEDQPRRLRCGPEVQEVRMKQEIPSHLSSEQPQIGLREATTTTFQSPAHHSEVKHKVQTASSPSRKTQHRAAIEALLSEPVLPANTQPGQNVDASSSKNENPHGAKPQPARVGVSLQQLSAENKQRQMTQPGHQAQLRHASALPVQSDSSRPGPRMMNDHPWKALTLAAYPRPEGSRSNYGAVERILKNYESAARAQQNQSQPNEMASSPTVGVRQEENVTELDMLDMDPLPLPPTLRHTQTSHTSQAQTTHAQLSSHSAIGVKEVHLTVQGQEDFRWNT; from the exons ATGTGGAGTGCGTTCATGAACGGCTCGGGGCTGCACGGTGGGGGCGGTGCCGGTGGGGGCTACGTCCCGTCTCAGGGATGGGAATTTGTGCCGTGCACCAGGATGGACAGGGCAGATAGAGGCAGGGGCAAAAGTCGCAGCCCGTCGAGGAGGATCTCCTCTCCGCCCACCGTCTTCAGTCACATCTACGAGTCCCAGTTCGCCGCTTCACCgggtggaggaggagacggTGGAGCAGGGACGCGGCTTGAGCTCCTCAGGGGACAAATGTGGCCCGGTCCCGaaccccagcagcagcagcagcagcagcagcagcagcagcaaacacaacacacGAGGCTGAAAAAGAAATTTGAGGATTTGAAAAGGCGACACGTACAGGATAAAGAAGGATGGATGCGGGAGAAGGAGTCATTGTTGAGAGAAGTAGCTGATATACAA GGAGGGGAGAACAGGAGGATTCTGCTGGACCTGAAGACAGTTTTGGAGGAAGTGCAGGCGGAggtgaagagagaggaggagaagaggagcgATCTTCAGCTGCAGTACACCAGAGACAGATGTGCCTGGGAGCTGGAGAAGGCCGAGCTCAAATGCAGGATTGCACAG TTGGAGGCTAAAGAGGGTGCTGGGTTGGTCAGTGGAGGGGTCCAGTCAGCAGCAGGTCCTGGTGCTGTGGCGTCACGGAGTGCTCGAGAACAGCAGGGCGAGACATCAACACTCCGCCGGGAGAGGGAAGAGCAGCGGAGGCTCCTGGAGGACACACACTCTACAGCCATGGACCTGCGCTGTCGCCTGGAGCACAATGAGAGAGACTGGCTAAGGGAGAAAGCCGAACTGCTGGAGAGGTTCGACATGGAGAGGAGAGAATGGGAGTGCCAGCTGAAGGATATGCAAAGGAAAATAGAAGAG CTGTACTGTGACGTGAGGACCAAGCGAGACGGGACCGGACTGCACAGTGGGAAGCAGGATGATGATGTTGTACACAGGCTTAGCATACGCTCAACCAGCACAGGCTCCAGTCTGCTCAGTGACAATGAGCCgcttagcagcagcagccagtcaGAGCCAATAAGACAGCCACCTTTACCTGGCTTAGGTCACAACAGGAACATCAGCGGCAATGGTTGTGTTGACAGAGATGGTGGCCAACCCACCTGCTTCCAAGCCGACAGCCTCTTTGAATTTGATGCTGGTGGTCAGCTCACTCAGAATGACCATTCTCTACCTGAGCTGGTGGATGAGTTAAGATCCAGAGGCACTTGGCAGCAAGACTCAATCGCTGCTAGCATGGAAGCTGTGGATGCAATAGAGCTGGAGGCTTTGTGTCATGGAGCTCCTGGATGTGGAGTGCCACAGCAAAATGTCTCTCCAGGTACCGAAAGAGAAAGACCTCTCTGGGCAGAGCTGAGTTTCGGCAGTGACAAGAAGAAGAACACCACGGCTCTCAATGCT GCTCTGAAGGAGATAGCCCGTGTGAGCGAGGAGCTTTGTAGCTACCAGGATGAGATCAGAAAGAAGAGTGGGGATAAGAG GAATCGATCTGAATCTTTGTGCCTAcctgaggagagagagatgcCATTTGGCCATGATAAAACCCAACTGGAGGCGGATGAAGCTCCCTGCGACCTCAGCCAGATTTATGACGACCTCCGGGCCCTGGGGAGGGAAAACTGGATCACATTTTCACCAGATAACACCTGGCGGGCCGACACAGGGCAGAGCAAAGCCTGGAGAGCAAGCAGCACAGATCCAGACAgctacagagaaacacagacgAGCCCTGGAGTACTCTCTGAGATTGATGCAGCAGGTCCACCCATCCCTCCTCGCACTTCCTCCTGGAATCTGAGCTCCCCCACCCTTCCAGACACAGAACTCCACATCCCAGACTCCCCCATGGCGACAGTGAGCAAGTGCCATAGCCCCTGTATTGTAGTGGACAGAAAGTGTAGCAGCCCATCTATTGTCAGGAAATTTGAGGCCATGCTACAAGAAAACGAAGGAAAAGTTTTAATTGACGGTGTTGTAGCATCATGCGCTGTACCTACTAACCCTAAATGTAATATTGGCTGCTGCCACAACCGTTGGTCCTGTGATGCAAGCAAGTTCACTGGCAGTAAGCTGTCGACATATGGGACTGTCCAGAAAAGCTTCTCTGAGGTCAACATACTGACGGCTGGAAAAGAGTTGCGCTCAGATTACTGCCCTGGTGTTGGGAATTTAAAAAGCCCCGAGCTACAAATGCCTCAGACTGTCCAAGAATTACCTTTAGATTTGCTCTTGTCCTCTCTCGAATTACCACCTGCCTGTCCCAACCTCCAGGGCTCCAGAAGAAACATAATGCTGGAACAAAAAACAGCCGAGTTCAACAGAACTTTGTTTCAGGCTGAGATGGGTCGTGGTGTAGAAGAACATGACAGTCTTACAGTAACAGATGCCGGCTCTGTGGGTTACCAGCCAGTCTTAACAGCAACTCGTGCATCAGATGAGATTTTACCTCCCAGGGAGACAAGATTTCAGTCACATTGTACTGATGTCATCACTAGCGACATGGGTGTGCATCCCAAAGTCACGTTATCTCTCTCCACCTCAAGTTCGACAGTTCAGAGCCCCGAGGACCAACCGAGGCGATTGAGATGTGGTCCTGAAGTTCAAGAGGTCAGAATGAAGCAAGAAATCCCTTCTCACCTTTCATCTGAACAGCCACAGATTGGACTCAGGGAGGCAACAACTACAACCTTTCAGAGTCCTGCACACCACTCTGAGGTCAAGCACAAAGTTCAAACAGCAAGCAGTCCCTCCAGGAAAACACAGCACAGAGCAGCCATAGAGGCTCTCTTGTCTGAGCCTGTCTTGCCTGCAAATACCCAGCCAGGTCAGAATGTGGATGCTTCCAGCTCTAAGAATGAGAATCCCCATGGAGCAAAGCCTCAGCCAGCCAGAGTTGGTGTCTCACTCCAGCAGTTGTCTGCTGagaacaaacaaagacagatgACACAGCCAGGGCACCAGGCACAGCTAAGGCATGCGTCTGCTCTTCCTGTTCAGTCGGACTCCTCCAGACCTGGGCCTCGAATGATGAATGACCATCCCTGGAAGGCCCTCACTCTGGCTGCGTACCCCCGGCCTGAGGGTTCCAGGTCCAACTACGGGGCAGTGGAAAGAATTCTTAAGAATTACGAGAGTGCAGCCCGGGCTCAACAGAACCAGAGCCAACCGAACGAGATGGCGTCAAGTCCTACTGTTGGTGTCAGGCAGGAGGAGAATGTCACAGAACTGGACATGCTGGACATGGACCCTCTGCCCTTACCTCCCactctgagacacacacagacttcacACACCTCACAGGCGCAGACCACACATGCACAGCTTAGCAGCCACAGTGCCATTGGTGTGAAAGAGGTGCATCTCACAGTGCAG GGTCAAGAAGACTTCAGATGGAACACGTGA